GGAGGCGGAGGCGGCGGATCCGCGTAAATTCAATGATTTCACTGTTCCGGTCGGCTCCGGCCGCTCGAGTACGATGAAAGGGAGACTCGATGATGAAGATCAAATTGCAGATTAACTTGATGATCGCTGCGGCGATGGTCTTGACCGCCGCGTTTGTGTTCTCGTGCGCGCCGGGCAACGCTCCGGCGGGAATTCCCGGCAATCCGCCGCCCCAGGACAGCGGTCAGCAAGGCGGCGATCCGCGCGAGCCTGTTTATTACGCCCCAAGCGCAGTTGGACAGCTGCTGGACGGCCAGCAGTTCGATTCGATTCTCGTGGGATCGGCATTCAACAGCGAGTTCGTTTACGTGCTTTCAAAGGAAGCCGTGTATGCATTCAGCAAAACGACGAACTTTCAGAACCTGACAGGTGTTCCGAACGCGCCGGCGAAGGATATCAGCGTGCTACCGGAAAACTCCTATGCCGACATGCCGTTGAATTACTCAAAGCATGTGGCAGTTGCACATTCACCCGGCGAAGGAGGTGGCGATGAAACCGGATGCGTGATTGCACTGTACGGTCCGAATCTTGATCCGATTTCGACAAGGCTGGATGATGGACAGCCCGGATTCCGCAAATGGCTGGCCTTCCCCGCATACTTCGCCGTTGAGAACATAATTCCGAACCTTACTCAACCACCCGATCCAGGAGATAGTTGGGACATCGTCGATGTGGTGGGCTTGGACCTCACGCGAAACGGAAGCATATTGGCCAAAGTCCAAATGGCCTGGTTGGACGACAGCGAAGGTTTGAAAGGTGACGATGGTATTGCGGACGAAGTCGCGATATTCGACATTTCAAACGATGAGCAGCCTTTAAGACTGTTTTTCGTGGACGCATGGGACGATCCGCACGGGGAAAGACATCCCACCAACGTTCTCGTACCTTACTTCGATAACGCGACGATCTTCGCTCCTCCTGACGACGACGATGACATTCAGGATTACGGCCCTTATCATGACGGGCAAAACTACGCCATCGGCTTCGGCACGTCGCCCGCCATCGGAAAGGATCTCGATCCATTGAATTCGAATCCGGCCGATTATTTTGTTAACGAGTCAATTACCGTCCTCGACTTCGTCGGCGTTTCTACCTTCAGCGACGAGAAACTGCCGAGTATAGAATTCCCCAACTACGATTGGGATTACACGTATTCCACCAGATCTTCCGCGGTGGGGGAACGCGCCACGATAGACGACTACCGCGCAATCATCGGCCAGTCGTACGGCTCCGGGCCCGGAAGCTTCGCCCCGAATCCTCCAATAGTACCGGCGGGCTTACCGGGGGAAGGCGATCTAGAAGATCCCGACGTGGATGCGGGCGGACCGGCGGGAATGTTTTGGGATCCGGTTTTGCGCAGGCTTTATGTTTGCGATCCGGGCAACAGGCGCGTCCAAATATTCCAGCGCAACGACAACGACGGCTCCTACGCTTACTGGGGACAGATCGGTTCCGGCGCTCGCGGGCTGACCGGAAATGCCCTGGTTGCGCCGAAGAGTGTCGAGGTTGACCGGGACGGCACGGTTTACATTTGCGATGTTGACCGAATCAGAATATTCAACCGCGAAACCCCGCAGATCGGCTTCGGAAGCCTGGCGGGAACCGTCCGCAAGATGCCGGGCGGCTTTGCATTGCCGGACGCGACGATTACGGTCAGCGGCTCGCAAGGATTCGTGGCCCAGGTATCAACAGATATCAACGGCCAGTACAGAATTCCTAACCTCGCCACCGGTCGTTATTTCGTGACGGCGTCGCATCAATTCGGCAACCTGGAGGA
This window of the bacterium genome carries:
- a CDS encoding carboxypeptidase regulatory-like domain-containing protein; its protein translation is MMKIKLQINLMIAAAMVLTAAFVFSCAPGNAPAGIPGNPPPQDSGQQGGDPREPVYYAPSAVGQLLDGQQFDSILVGSAFNSEFVYVLSKEAVYAFSKTTNFQNLTGVPNAPAKDISVLPENSYADMPLNYSKHVAVAHSPGEGGGDETGCVIALYGPNLDPISTRLDDGQPGFRKWLAFPAYFAVENIIPNLTQPPDPGDSWDIVDVVGLDLTRNGSILAKVQMAWLDDSEGLKGDDGIADEVAIFDISNDEQPLRLFFVDAWDDPHGERHPTNVLVPYFDNATIFAPPDDDDDIQDYGPYHDGQNYAIGFGTSPAIGKDLDPLNSNPADYFVNESITVLDFVGVSTFSDEKLPSIEFPNYDWDYTYSTRSSAVGERATIDDYRAIIGQSYGSGPGSFAPNPPIVPAGLPGEGDLEDPDVDAGGPAGMFWDPVLRRLYVCDPGNRRVQIFQRNDNDGSYAYWGQIGSGARGLTGNALVAPKSVEVDRDGTVYICDVDRIRIFNRETPQIGFGSLAGTVRKMPGGFALPDATITVSGSQGFVAQVSTDINGQYRIPNLATGRYFVTASHQFGNLEDDSATITILYDQASVANFNLWDRGIIQAVNGNLAGTVYDDATGKPIEDATIRLIDQTGTEYNRTFTTNSVGTFSIPDLAAGFWDDNQVWHPTTWQIVVSKEFYNTTTTFVELLPRSTVNIEVRLKPLLG